One Paenibacillus sp. FSL H7-0737 DNA segment encodes these proteins:
- a CDS encoding ABC transporter substrate-binding protein — translation MRKNAIVITSLLLTGSLLLSACANNSNNESSSANNAAAGSNSTNVEATTTPETVPAGALSEPFTATDLSKLPAVAQKRTDTIIVGLTDPSGAFTPYFQQSGYDGNVSSLLYASLVTVDDKGVPTPELAESWDVSDDQLTYTFHLRKDLKFSDGSPLTADDVAFTWTIQYDKSYDGSSQLPSLNVKGGKAYKEGTSTAIEGIKVIDPQTISVTLEQPNATALVQLGSNVLSKAYYGKDYKFGDLEYIKKLHEKPLGDGPYKLEKFIPGQEVRFVANENYFKGKPKTEHFIYKTTEGDVWQFVETGEVDYASFSATDENIEKLKALGFVNIIPYTPSTYGYLQVNLKHEQLKDKLVRQAIVYGLDRQSIYVDAAQGAGSIANIPASPISWSYTEEGINPYKYDPEKAKQLLDEAGWTVGAGGIREKDGKPLTIHYLGSKSKNTDIFIAVAKENFEALGIDFQPEVFADFNSLVSKVEGGDYDLVSFSTSMLTDPADGFMQFFDGEITDYDNPKFLELYNKALATTDIEARKAVYKELYQLFNDELPIIFTSYKKTVYAYNGRIENLSVSPFIGLAGSLPTWSLK, via the coding sequence ATGAGAAAAAATGCGATTGTAATCACTTCATTACTGCTTACGGGTTCACTGTTACTTTCTGCTTGCGCTAACAACAGTAATAACGAATCCTCGTCCGCGAACAATGCGGCTGCAGGGTCCAATTCAACCAATGTGGAAGCAACAACTACACCAGAGACTGTTCCTGCGGGTGCGCTAAGCGAGCCTTTTACCGCAACCGATTTGTCCAAACTTCCAGCAGTTGCACAGAAACGTACAGACACCATTATCGTAGGGTTAACGGACCCAAGCGGAGCTTTTACTCCGTATTTTCAGCAAAGTGGTTATGATGGCAATGTATCTTCACTGCTATACGCTTCTCTCGTAACTGTAGACGATAAAGGCGTTCCAACACCGGAGCTTGCAGAGAGCTGGGATGTTTCGGATGATCAGCTTACATATACGTTCCACTTGAGAAAAGATCTAAAATTCAGCGACGGTTCACCATTGACAGCGGATGACGTAGCGTTTACTTGGACGATCCAATACGACAAATCGTATGACGGTAGCTCACAGCTCCCATCACTAAATGTTAAAGGCGGCAAAGCCTATAAAGAAGGTACTTCTACAGCGATAGAAGGGATTAAAGTGATTGATCCACAGACGATCTCAGTGACGCTTGAGCAACCAAACGCAACAGCGCTGGTACAGCTCGGCTCGAATGTTCTGTCGAAAGCTTACTATGGCAAGGACTATAAATTTGGAGATCTTGAATACATCAAGAAGCTGCATGAGAAGCCACTTGGAGATGGACCTTACAAGCTGGAGAAATTTATTCCGGGGCAAGAAGTACGTTTTGTGGCGAATGAGAATTATTTCAAAGGTAAACCAAAAACGGAACATTTCATTTATAAAACTACGGAAGGCGATGTATGGCAGTTCGTAGAAACAGGTGAGGTAGACTACGCTTCTTTTAGTGCGACAGACGAGAATATCGAGAAGCTGAAAGCGCTCGGTTTTGTGAATATTATTCCTTACACTCCAAGCACCTATGGTTATTTGCAAGTCAATCTGAAGCATGAACAGCTCAAGGATAAGCTTGTACGTCAAGCCATTGTGTACGGTCTGGATCGTCAGAGTATTTATGTAGATGCAGCGCAAGGTGCAGGCTCAATTGCCAACATCCCGGCATCCCCTATCTCTTGGTCTTACACGGAGGAAGGCATTAATCCTTACAAATATGATCCGGAAAAAGCAAAACAATTGCTGGATGAAGCAGGCTGGACAGTAGGCGCGGGTGGTATCCGTGAAAAAGATGGCAAACCGCTTACCATTCACTACCTCGGCTCTAAGAGCAAAAATACAGATATTTTCATTGCTGTAGCTAAAGAGAATTTTGAAGCACTGGGTATCGATTTCCAGCCTGAGGTTTTTGCAGACTTTAACTCTTTGGTATCTAAGGTAGAAGGCGGGGACTACGATCTTGTATCCTTCTCCACAAGTATGTTAACTGATCCGGCTGACGGGTTTATGCAATTCTTCGATGGAGAAATCACGGATTATGACAATCCGAAATTCCTGGAGCTATACAATAAAGCCTTAGCTACTACTGATATTGAAGCACGCAAAGCGGTGTACAAAGAGCTGTATCAGCTCTTCAATGATGAACTGCCTATTATTTTCACAAGTTACAAAAAGACTGTATACGCCTATAACGGACGTATTGAGAATCTATCGGTCAGCCCGTTCATCGGTCTTGCTGGCAGTCTGCCAACTTGGAGCCTGAAATAA
- a CDS encoding ArsR/SmtB family transcription factor, translated as MEYKVEVEFGSIYELLNSLHTYLCKKSYKKIDLGVAWVTEIESTLSEELLSRLKETELNNEWKMLNLLIYCCPFKDDVDSVLNWIEGLTVGELYETLSKYVMVFPSHMEDYRNRVVFLLSEWNRQYFSQCNPAILSKLQQHTDLKNMELNELDTADFVNKTTNGFYFMPTDGLKKLVLIPQYHFQPANIIYCYGELTICHYAAWISMENEEISPFMYRAIRSLGEKSRLKILHALSGGRKTFTEIVKHAGISKGIVHDHIFNLRCAGLLHAYIEGENVTGYSLRLEGIHRMNEQLFDYLK; from the coding sequence GTGGAATACAAAGTTGAGGTTGAATTTGGATCGATTTATGAGTTATTGAATAGCTTACATACTTATCTCTGCAAAAAATCCTATAAGAAGATTGACCTAGGGGTAGCGTGGGTTACTGAAATTGAAAGCACCCTAAGTGAGGAACTATTATCCCGTCTGAAGGAAACCGAACTAAACAATGAATGGAAAATGTTGAATCTGCTCATTTACTGTTGTCCATTCAAGGATGATGTAGACAGTGTGCTGAACTGGATTGAAGGGTTAACAGTTGGCGAGTTATATGAGACCTTATCAAAATATGTAATGGTATTTCCAAGCCATATGGAGGATTACCGTAATCGCGTAGTATTTTTACTCTCCGAATGGAACCGCCAGTACTTTAGTCAATGCAATCCTGCGATTCTAAGCAAATTACAGCAGCATACGGATTTGAAGAACATGGAGCTTAATGAACTGGATACTGCTGATTTTGTGAACAAAACGACCAACGGATTCTATTTCATGCCTACGGATGGGCTTAAGAAGCTTGTATTAATTCCACAGTATCATTTTCAGCCTGCTAATATTATCTATTGCTACGGTGAATTAACAATCTGTCATTATGCGGCCTGGATTTCGATGGAGAACGAGGAAATTTCACCTTTTATGTATAGAGCCATTCGTAGTCTGGGTGAAAAAAGCCGCCTGAAAATTCTCCATGCTCTTAGCGGTGGTCGCAAAACATTCACCGAAATTGTTAAGCATGCGGGGATCTCGAAGGGAATTGTTCACGATCATATTTTTAATCTTCGTTGTGCGGGTTTGCTTCATGCCTATATTGAAGGGGAGAATGTCACCGGATATAGTCTACGCCTGGAAGGCATTCATCGGATGAATGAGCAGCTATTCGATTATTTGAAATAA
- a CDS encoding GNAT family N-acetyltransferase, whose protein sequence is MQIQTGTGRFFVANDGKDLAEITYSLDKDAGELVIDHTRVSEELRGQGTGEELVRAVVDKARNENLKIVPVCSYAAHQFEKHPEYKDVLSGNTGERD, encoded by the coding sequence ATGCAAATTCAAACTGGAACAGGACGTTTTTTTGTTGCGAATGACGGTAAGGACCTTGCCGAGATCACATACAGTTTGGATAAAGATGCTGGGGAATTGGTCATTGACCACACTCGTGTCTCTGAGGAACTGCGCGGTCAAGGTACCGGTGAAGAACTTGTACGGGCTGTTGTAGATAAGGCTCGAAATGAAAATTTGAAAATTGTTCCTGTGTGCTCCTATGCAGCTCATCAATTTGAGAAGCATCCGGAGTATAAGGACGTGCTGAGCGGGAACACAGGCGAGCGAGACTGA
- a CDS encoding GNAT family N-acetyltransferase: MTTTDTLRNIEELQERCEQYDGISLKLNWDMLRQPSSVGDTEWLVTYEDDLLVGFLGLYGFGSDMEVCGMVRPGYRRRGIFTSLWNRAQTIIKRGNVATLLLNAPAASSSGVAFLQTLPLEFNHAEYQMKWGENSVASSEASSATGTVILRPAREDEAPILVELDCGGFDIKTEDAAELYDLQKQEGLQEHIMIEMDGQPVGKMRLWTEDNETWIYGFTVSKKLRGLGIGRSALLQTIERERKNYNGINLEVALDNPNALKLYESCGFIIQNKQDYYRYIG; the protein is encoded by the coding sequence TTGACTACTACTGATACTTTGAGAAATATAGAAGAATTACAAGAACGCTGTGAGCAATATGATGGAATTTCACTGAAATTGAATTGGGATATGCTTCGCCAGCCATCAAGCGTAGGAGATACGGAATGGCTCGTGACATATGAAGATGATTTACTCGTCGGCTTCTTAGGACTTTATGGATTCGGAAGCGATATGGAGGTCTGTGGCATGGTTCGACCAGGCTACCGCCGACGGGGCATCTTCACCTCACTGTGGAACCGAGCGCAAACTATTATCAAACGGGGCAATGTTGCTACCCTACTTCTAAACGCTCCTGCTGCCTCATCATCTGGTGTAGCATTCCTTCAAACGCTACCACTAGAGTTTAATCACGCGGAATACCAAATGAAATGGGGCGAAAATTCGGTTGCTTCTTCTGAAGCAAGCTCAGCCACAGGGACTGTGATCTTACGCCCTGCTCGTGAAGACGAAGCCCCAATTCTCGTTGAGCTGGATTGTGGAGGCTTTGACATAAAGACTGAAGATGCTGCCGAACTCTATGACCTGCAGAAACAGGAAGGCCTGCAAGAACATATTATGATCGAAATGGACGGACAACCTGTTGGTAAAATGCGGCTGTGGACCGAAGATAATGAAACCTGGATTTATGGATTTACTGTCAGCAAGAAGCTACGGGGGCTAGGCATTGGACGAAGTGCACTTCTTCAAACGATCGAACGAGAACGTAAAAACTATAATGGAATTAATCTCGAGGTCGCTCTAGATAATCCCAATGCGCTTAAGCTATATGAAAGCTGTGGCTTTATCATTCAGAATAAACAGGATTATTACCGTTATATCGGCTAA
- a CDS encoding flavodoxin: MTKVLVAYASLTGNTEEMAELIVEGIRQAGGEAVLKSVTECNAVEINSYEGVLLGAYTWGDGELPDEALDFYEEMDELDLTAMKSAVFGSGDTGYAIYCGAVDLFVEKLKERGAVILQDSLKIEYGPNAAEKEACRQFGRQFIEACMVAS, translated from the coding sequence ATGACTAAAGTGCTAGTGGCATACGCCAGTCTAACTGGAAACACTGAGGAAATGGCTGAATTGATTGTAGAGGGAATACGCCAAGCAGGCGGTGAAGCCGTTTTGAAATCGGTCACTGAATGTAACGCGGTTGAGATAAATTCATATGAAGGCGTTCTGTTAGGAGCATACACTTGGGGAGATGGTGAGCTACCTGATGAAGCTCTTGATTTCTATGAGGAGATGGATGAGCTTGATTTGACCGCTATGAAATCAGCAGTTTTTGGCAGTGGAGACACAGGTTACGCGATTTATTGTGGAGCCGTGGACTTATTCGTGGAGAAGTTAAAGGAACGTGGAGCTGTGATATTACAGGATAGTCTTAAGATTGAATATGGCCCGAACGCTGCTGAAAAAGAAGCTTGCCGTCAATTCGGTCGTCAATTTATCGAAGCTTGTATGGTGGCATCATAG
- a CDS encoding VOC family protein, which translates to MISSFEGTNIYTKDTAALAAFYSEVLGIPIPFEGYGNFDGAKIGFDKKQPGIIIWDETKWEKLTTGFVNLVFSCDNLDETYEQLKAKGLDCQPPVTMAYGGKEMNFRDPDGNHITLLEGAY; encoded by the coding sequence ATGATTTCGTCTTTTGAAGGTACTAACATCTACACTAAGGATACTGCTGCGTTGGCTGCATTTTATTCGGAGGTGCTAGGGATTCCAATTCCGTTCGAAGGCTACGGCAATTTTGATGGCGCAAAGATTGGATTCGACAAGAAGCAGCCTGGAATCATCATTTGGGATGAGACGAAATGGGAAAAGCTCACGACTGGCTTTGTTAATTTAGTATTCAGCTGCGATAATCTCGATGAGACGTACGAGCAGTTAAAGGCTAAGGGACTGGATTGTCAGCCACCGGTTACGATGGCGTATGGCGGGAAAGAAATGAATTTCCGCGATCCAGATGGTAATCACATTACCTTGCTCGAAGGAGCATACTAA
- a CDS encoding helix-turn-helix domain-containing protein — MFNLAPLYFPITANPAQTSEFLPSQALQPYIRCFWGAVTPRIPTEASVHVVDKASGYEPRMETIIPDTCMDIIWNLNELTGLTTTVFSGINDAPFEVPSDRGEGMISTFGIRFHFWAVHFFADDHLRDVLNAFVDVDQYFCTFKKELGLLLEQANSMNDRIVAAEAYLFQRLERGGRTNDRMMNAIYTLIKQKGVVTAEDLETSSNLSRRQLERLFQEYIGVSPKKTADLVRFQNVWREMYQLPVQTKNMQDLIFTYGFSHQPHFINSFKKYAGRTPLEALVYAGR, encoded by the coding sequence ATGTTCAATCTTGCGCCTCTATATTTCCCGATAACTGCAAATCCAGCACAAACTAGTGAATTTCTACCCAGTCAAGCTTTGCAGCCATATATTCGCTGTTTCTGGGGGGCTGTTACACCGCGTATTCCTACAGAGGCATCCGTTCACGTAGTGGACAAGGCATCTGGTTACGAACCTCGAATGGAAACAATTATTCCAGATACATGCATGGACATTATTTGGAATCTGAATGAGTTGACAGGCTTAACAACTACCGTTTTTTCCGGCATCAATGATGCTCCTTTTGAAGTCCCTTCAGACAGAGGGGAAGGTATGATCTCAACCTTTGGTATCCGATTTCATTTCTGGGCCGTTCATTTTTTTGCAGATGACCATCTGCGGGATGTCCTGAATGCATTTGTAGATGTGGACCAATACTTTTGTACTTTTAAAAAAGAGCTAGGACTTCTGCTGGAACAAGCAAATTCTATGAATGATAGGATAGTGGCAGCTGAGGCTTATCTTTTTCAGCGTCTTGAGCGTGGTGGACGGACTAATGATCGGATGATGAATGCAATTTATACCCTAATTAAACAAAAGGGTGTGGTAACAGCTGAGGATTTGGAAACCAGCTCTAATCTAAGCCGACGCCAACTCGAAAGACTTTTTCAAGAATACATAGGTGTATCACCTAAAAAAACAGCTGACCTTGTGCGATTTCAGAATGTATGGCGGGAAATGTATCAACTGCCTGTGCAGACGAAGAATATGCAGGATCTTATTTTTACGTATGGATTCAGCCACCAGCCTCATTTTATAAACAGTTTCAAGAAATATGCAGGAAGAACACCACTTGAGGCTTTAGTCTATGCGGGCAGATAA
- a CDS encoding class I SAM-dependent methyltransferase, whose protein sequence is MYIASDWKDYEVIDTGGGEKLERWGDIILRRPDPQIIWPLSNETAKWRDVHGHYHRSSAGGGQWEMKKTIPDDWKISYGKLKFHLRPTNFKHTGLFPEQAANWSWMMDKIAAANRPISVLNLFAYTGGATVAAASAGASVVHVDAAKGMVQWAKENVQLSGLGERPVRYITDDVFKFVQREQRRGSKYDAIIMDPPSYGRGPGGEMWKLESSLYPFLESCMQIMSDKPLFMLINSYTTGISPTVLRNMLSMTMGKRYGGKLTSGEIGLPITSSGMNLPCGILGRWEA, encoded by the coding sequence ATGTATATAGCTAGCGACTGGAAAGACTATGAAGTAATTGACACTGGCGGTGGAGAGAAGCTTGAACGTTGGGGTGACATTATCCTGCGCCGTCCGGATCCACAAATTATTTGGCCACTCTCCAATGAGACAGCGAAATGGCGTGATGTACACGGTCATTATCACCGTTCCTCAGCCGGTGGTGGACAATGGGAAATGAAAAAAACAATTCCGGATGATTGGAAAATTAGTTACGGAAAATTAAAATTCCATTTACGTCCTACAAATTTTAAGCATACAGGGTTATTCCCTGAACAAGCGGCCAACTGGAGCTGGATGATGGACAAGATTGCGGCTGCTAACCGTCCGATCTCAGTACTGAATCTATTTGCTTACACTGGTGGAGCTACTGTAGCCGCCGCAAGTGCCGGCGCTTCTGTTGTTCACGTGGATGCAGCCAAAGGAATGGTGCAATGGGCAAAAGAAAATGTCCAGCTGTCCGGTCTGGGCGAGCGTCCAGTTCGCTACATCACGGATGACGTATTCAAATTCGTACAACGTGAACAACGTCGTGGTAGTAAGTATGATGCGATTATAATGGACCCGCCTTCCTATGGAAGAGGACCTGGCGGAGAAATGTGGAAGCTGGAATCCAGCTTATATCCTTTCCTTGAGAGCTGTATGCAAATAATGAGCGACAAACCTTTGTTTATGCTAATCAATTCATACACCACTGGGATTTCTCCAACTGTCCTACGTAATATGTTGTCGATGACCATGGGTAAACGTTATGGCGGGAAGCTCACCTCCGGTGAAATCGGTCTTCCGATCACTTCCTCCGGCATGAACCTGCCATGCGGTATTCTGGGACGCTGGGAGGCGTAA
- a CDS encoding RluA family pseudouridine synthase: MTQHLSGSNEPLDGMSKRFEVLYEDNHLLGIVKPVNIPVQEDATGDPDLLNLLKEDVKERFNKPGNVYMGLVHRLDRPVGGAMIFAKTSKAASRLSECVRTHSFHKVYLTVVHGKPPASHGRLTDTLLKDAKSNTVTVVRKGTPGGKEAILDYTVLGSAEGYSLLKIDLLTGRSHQIRVQLSSIGCPLYGDQKYGASVNRPGQQIALWSALVGFPHPVTKEEVELISLPPQTHPWDLWSKELQKKAIR; the protein is encoded by the coding sequence ATGACACAGCATTTATCTGGCAGCAACGAGCCGCTGGACGGAATGTCGAAGCGCTTTGAAGTGTTATACGAAGATAATCATCTTCTAGGCATAGTGAAGCCCGTGAATATTCCTGTTCAGGAGGATGCTACTGGAGATCCTGATCTGCTCAACCTGCTCAAAGAAGATGTGAAGGAACGCTTTAACAAGCCTGGCAACGTCTATATGGGGCTAGTCCACCGCCTGGATCGTCCGGTTGGGGGTGCAATGATCTTTGCCAAGACATCAAAAGCAGCCTCAAGACTATCCGAGTGTGTCAGAACTCACAGCTTTCATAAGGTGTACTTAACGGTCGTGCACGGAAAACCACCAGCATCTCATGGCCGTCTTACCGATACGCTGCTTAAAGACGCCAAGAGCAATACCGTCACTGTAGTCCGGAAAGGAACACCCGGCGGTAAGGAAGCCATTCTGGATTACACAGTACTTGGCAGCGCTGAGGGTTACAGCCTGCTCAAGATCGATTTACTTACCGGTCGTTCACATCAAATTCGAGTGCAGCTTAGCTCCATCGGCTGCCCCTTATACGGTGATCAGAAGTATGGAGCTTCGGTGAACAGACCTGGACAGCAAATTGCACTGTGGTCTGCACTTGTAGGTTTTCCCCACCCTGTTACTAAAGAAGAAGTAGAACTTATTTCCCTGCCTCCGCAAACCCATCCTTGGGATTTATGGTCCAAGGAATTACAAAAGAAGGCTATCCGTTAA
- a CDS encoding MarR family winged helix-turn-helix transcriptional regulator, producing MHASEFSKIWHKILKDYKLHMDSNLAPSLTDAQLTVLELLQERDAMKPSDLAPHLATSPAAVTMLLDRMEKNGLIIRERDAADRRIVWVSITEIGTQETARGLKIRSDFFAEALDPISSHNQQLLLYLMGKMVVTTAPEGSTP from the coding sequence GTGCACGCTTCTGAATTCAGTAAAATTTGGCATAAAATTTTAAAAGATTACAAACTACATATGGACAGTAATCTTGCCCCATCGCTAACGGATGCCCAACTCACAGTACTTGAACTGCTTCAAGAACGTGATGCCATGAAGCCTTCTGATCTGGCTCCACATCTGGCGACCAGTCCTGCAGCGGTTACTATGTTACTTGATCGGATGGAGAAAAATGGGCTTATCATTCGGGAGAGAGATGCTGCGGATCGCCGTATTGTATGGGTGAGTATAACGGAAATTGGAACGCAGGAGACTGCACGTGGTTTGAAGATCCGCAGTGATTTTTTTGCAGAAGCGCTTGATCCGATATCCTCTCATAACCAACAGCTACTACTCTATTTAATGGGCAAAATGGTTGTTACAACTGCACCGGAAGGTTCTACACCATGA
- the gyrA gene encoding DNA gyrase subunit A — MSSLSEQFLPAFLEEVVGDRFGRYSKYIIQDRAIPDVRDGLKPVQRRILYAMYDSGNTPDKPYRKSAKTVGDVMGNYHPHGDSSIYDGMVRMAQPWKMGHVLVDGHGNWGSMDDDPAAAMRYTEARLSPIAMEMMRDIEKRTVLFKDNFDNTAKEPVVVPSRYPNLLVNGTSGISAGFATEIPPHNLREVIDACIAVMQKPDIELEDIMTFMKGPDFPTGGTIMGGDGIMDAYRTGKGRIYLRSKTEIENMRGGKQQIVITEVPFQIVKSRLVTSMENIRLEKKIDGIAEVRDESGREGLRIVVELKKEADAQGVLAYLLKKTDLQITYNFNMVAIVNKAPQQLGLKAILEAYIAHQREVVTHRTQFDLERAEDRAHVLEGLVKALNILDEVIAAIKASKNRQDAQNNLVWMFGFSERQADSILTLQLYRLTNLEITSLQKELDEMMAKITHLRGILESDKKLVAVIRKELLEIRDKYGIDRRSLIQGEVEELKVSLEALVNAEDVLVALSADGYIKRTSMLSFTRSGGERHTSGVKEGDHIVKLLDVNTRDSLLVFTRKGQYFLLPVHQIPEFKWKEPGTAIVNVIGLSKGDGIISVIPVNNLDDPQQSLVFITRRGQVKRTELKEYSTSRSGAVAACKVADGDEIITVATSTNDKDIVLVTREGMSIRFHENEVNPMGRVASGVRGIQLREGDEVISCFWVSEDEGEILSISDIGYAKRSLLVDYPSQSRGGKGMPTFEFKEGKRVRPNGSKLAGAFYCREPLELNAITRENAHHTFSSESAPLGERRSTGKQIVPVEKKDEIVNLFPAVK; from the coding sequence GTGAGTAGTTTATCAGAACAATTTTTGCCGGCTTTTCTGGAAGAGGTCGTCGGTGACCGCTTTGGTCGGTATTCCAAATATATTATTCAGGACCGGGCGATTCCCGATGTACGCGATGGACTTAAGCCTGTACAACGCCGTATTCTTTATGCGATGTACGATTCTGGCAACACGCCTGACAAGCCGTACCGCAAATCGGCCAAAACCGTCGGGGATGTAATGGGTAATTACCATCCACATGGTGACTCCTCGATTTACGACGGTATGGTTCGAATGGCACAGCCATGGAAGATGGGGCATGTTCTCGTTGACGGTCATGGCAACTGGGGCTCGATGGACGATGACCCAGCTGCGGCAATGCGTTATACAGAAGCACGCTTATCTCCGATTGCAATGGAGATGATGCGTGATATCGAGAAGCGGACGGTGCTGTTTAAGGACAACTTTGACAATACAGCCAAAGAGCCTGTGGTTGTTCCTTCCCGGTATCCGAATCTACTCGTAAACGGCACGAGTGGGATTTCCGCAGGCTTTGCCACTGAGATTCCGCCACATAACCTACGTGAGGTTATTGATGCTTGTATCGCAGTGATGCAGAAGCCGGATATTGAACTTGAAGATATCATGACCTTTATGAAAGGTCCGGATTTCCCTACAGGCGGCACTATTATGGGCGGAGACGGCATCATGGATGCTTACCGCACTGGTAAAGGCCGTATTTATTTACGCTCCAAGACTGAGATTGAAAATATGCGTGGCGGCAAGCAACAAATCGTGATTACGGAAGTTCCATTCCAGATTGTAAAATCACGACTAGTTACCTCCATGGAGAATATTCGATTAGAGAAGAAAATCGATGGCATTGCTGAAGTTCGTGATGAGAGTGGACGAGAAGGACTTCGGATTGTGGTTGAACTCAAGAAAGAAGCGGATGCCCAAGGCGTTTTGGCGTATCTGCTCAAAAAAACCGATCTACAAATCACCTATAATTTCAATATGGTGGCGATTGTCAACAAGGCTCCGCAACAGCTTGGTCTTAAAGCCATCCTGGAGGCTTATATTGCGCATCAGCGTGAAGTAGTGACTCATCGCACCCAATTTGATCTGGAACGCGCAGAAGACCGTGCTCATGTCTTAGAGGGCTTGGTTAAGGCGCTGAATATTCTGGATGAGGTCATCGCTGCCATCAAAGCATCGAAGAACCGTCAGGATGCTCAGAACAATCTCGTGTGGATGTTCGGGTTCAGTGAACGTCAAGCGGATTCTATTCTTACCTTACAATTGTATCGTCTGACGAATTTGGAGATTACTTCACTCCAAAAAGAATTGGATGAAATGATGGCAAAGATTACACATCTGCGTGGCATTTTGGAAAGTGACAAGAAGCTCGTAGCTGTAATCCGTAAGGAATTGCTGGAGATCCGCGACAAATACGGGATCGATCGCCGTTCGCTGATCCAAGGCGAAGTTGAGGAGCTTAAGGTTAGCCTTGAAGCGCTGGTCAACGCAGAGGATGTGCTAGTAGCACTTTCCGCAGACGGTTATATTAAGCGTACAAGTATGCTTTCCTTTACTCGCTCTGGTGGGGAACGTCATACATCAGGCGTTAAAGAAGGCGATCATATCGTTAAGCTGCTCGATGTGAATACCCGTGACAGTCTGCTGGTCTTTACGCGCAAGGGGCAGTACTTCTTACTTCCGGTTCACCAGATTCCAGAGTTTAAATGGAAAGAACCAGGTACTGCGATTGTTAACGTTATCGGATTGTCTAAAGGGGATGGAATCATTAGCGTGATTCCGGTCAATAATCTTGATGATCCGCAGCAAAGCCTGGTGTTTATCACCCGCAGAGGTCAGGTTAAGCGTACAGAGCTCAAGGAATACTCTACAAGCCGCTCTGGAGCCGTAGCAGCCTGTAAGGTAGCAGACGGTGATGAGATCATTACAGTGGCTACTAGTACGAATGACAAGGATATTGTACTCGTGACTCGTGAAGGAATGAGTATTAGATTCCATGAGAATGAAGTTAATCCTATGGGCCGTGTTGCATCCGGTGTAAGAGGCATTCAGCTTCGTGAGGGCGATGAGGTGATTTCTTGCTTCTGGGTCAGTGAAGATGAAGGTGAGATCCTTTCTATCTCCGATATCGGATATGCGAAACGTTCATTACTAGTGGATTATCCATCTCAAAGCCGCGGTGGCAAAGGGATGCCAACCTTTGAATTTAAGGAAGGCAAGCGAGTACGACCAAATGGCAGTAAATTGGCAGGGGCTTTCTATTGCAGAGAACCGTTGGAACTTAATGCAATTACACGGGAGAATGCACATCATACATTCTCTTCTGAATCTGCACCACTTGGAGAGCGTCGTTCTACAGGCAAACAGATTGTTCCTGTGGAGAAAAAGGATGAGATTGTTAATCTTTTCCCGGCAGTTAAGTAA